TTTTTTTCTTCATCAAGCACCCCAAGAaaacaaatttgactggaaatccAGGAATTACTGTGATGCAGAGATGTTTTAACCACTTGATTTAATGAAACTAGTCTTTGACTCAGATTTTAAACAATTACACAATGGAATTTTAATAACTTTATCATCTGTAAAAAGTACAAGGTACGAGCAATCCTTATGCTAAATTTCACAATGTCTTTGTATCTGAGGAAGTAGAGGTAAGTATTTTTTAACTAAGGAGGAAACCCCAAGCTTTTCCTTGGCATGCAGGAATGACAAAATTGTCAAAATGTtcagcagacaaggggttaaaTATAATATGCTAGCAATATTAGTTTGTAACAATATACATAAAAGAGGGAGAGCAAGAAACCAGAGCTAAGATCTATAAAATAAGGACGAATAACTGGATACCTTCTTACAGAAATTTTGGTCACTGTTTTTACAGAATAAACAGACTTACATGTAGACCCAAGCACCGCCAGCAACCACCTTCTTGCATTTGGTGCAACCCCAGATGCCTGTGGCTCTCCTCTTCATGGAATcctgcacacacaagcacgtgatatatatatatatatatatatatatatctaaaagaaaacattttctgGGCAAAGAAGAAACTGTACAAATTTTCTAAAAATTACTTGATAAAAccattttgtcactgtgtgtgtttgtgtgtgtgcgtatggtgtgtgttgcacgcacaccaccactgtcatttgCAACCACCTTATATGTGAGGCCAACCGTTTTGACCGATTactttcacattaaaaaaaaaaaaaaaaaaagctcatgaTTTGACTAATTAAAACCTGCCATTATGTAAAGTTGATTTTTAGCACAAATGATCTGAAAATCTGACTCATGTGAAACAGACCATTTGGCTTAACGTTTCAGAAATGTGATTCCTAGCAGATGCACTCAGATTTCTGCAGAGTTAAATTAAGAACCCACTTACCCTAAAATTGAGAgggtgaagtacacacacacacactctctctctcactcaaacataGGGAGTGAAACAATGTTTTTGATAAACAACACTTTCTACAAATCACAAAGCTCAGGACTTACTTTTCCACAGAATCCACAGGTGTACTTGCTGTGCTGTGAAACCTCCATCTTCTTCACTGTTTTTCGCAGGGAGGCTCCATAACGGGTGCCGTACTTTCCAACGATGCCAACCTTCTTAGTACGCTTAGCCTGCAGCCAGAGGAattgacatcacacactgtgtttCCAGGCCACACCATGAAAGTCAAATATTTTTAACAGAAAgtaagaaaacaaagcaaaaacaaaacaaaaaacaaaaaaaaagaaaaataaataaaaatcagtattggattaaaaaaaaaaacaaaaaaaaaaacccaacaaaataggaattaaaaaaaaaaaaaaccctacaaaaacTGTCAAGTCTCTGTGCCAGTCTGAAAAacgaatagaccgctggagagttctgtACACACATGACGTAAAAGAGGcgcatcacatgatctgtgctcttgaagttgattggctctctgaaatttcgagcaacaactAACATGCAATCGAGGGAGGCAGAACATGcgaaacagaaggcttctttcttcgatttttttttttttggcttcttattttgttcttttttattgtgAATATATTctacagagtttggttgtagcaatggaggctgtcAACTGAAGAAACGGGGCACAGTGCATGTTTGCTGCATTTGTATTTgttgatcgcctttggcatttcttgcgatttcgagtaaaagttcgaTGCGCATGTGCAAGATTGAAGATGGCTGCGGAACTCTCTGGCAGTCTGTTAACCAACCAACTCCATACTTCCTATTCTAAGCAAACATTTTATAAATAGCTCCACCTAAATTTTCTCAATCTGTGATAATAAATATAAAGCAAACACAAATGTAaccatatttttaaaaaatccctTGGCTGTAGAAAAGTGTAATAAATTATTTTCCAAGTATACTCAGTACTGTAATGGTTGGTAGTTTTGTGCCTGTGAGAACCAATCTATTGTCCATTGTGATGTATGTCTATGTATAAAAACATTACATGTATATCAATTGTATTGGTctaatttgtgcatgtgtatcaaAATCAGGGTAGCACATATTTAGAGAGTTAAATcgggagtgtcagtgtgtgttcataGTTTGTGTGTAAGGATACAAAGGTGTAGGCGTCCAAGTGGCAAATAACATGCTGAAATGCCTTCTTGACACTGAAGCAATTTTTCAATTGTGTGATATATATCTAAGTGTATAATTTAAATCATATGTATGCCTCCTCCTGTTGACCTGAATGTGCGTCCCTACACAATCATGCTTATTgcataatgcaaaaaaaaactaTAGGTTCTGAGAAAGACCAACCATGGGACTTTGGGTATGATTTACACTAAAACTGAATG
The sequence above is a segment of the Babylonia areolata isolate BAREFJ2019XMU chromosome 19, ASM4173473v1, whole genome shotgun sequence genome. Coding sequences within it:
- the LOC143294264 gene encoding large ribosomal subunit protein eL43, with amino-acid sequence MAKRTKKVGIVGKYGTRYGASLRKTVKKMEVSQHSKYTCGFCGKDSMKRRATGIWGCTKCKKVVAGGAWVYITTAATSVRSAVRRLRENKEQ